From a single Brassica oleracea var. oleracea cultivar TO1000 chromosome C5, BOL, whole genome shotgun sequence genomic region:
- the LOC106292620 gene encoding transcription factor DIVARICATA isoform X1, with translation METLKPLSHVPISDYRFVGQDMMSLQSPSSIWTKEENKMFERALAIYPEDSPDRWFKIASMIPGKTVFDVMKQYNKLEEDVFDIEEGRVPIPGYPSPLGFAQDTCRKRPNGARGSDHDRKKGVPWTEEEHRRFLLGLLKYGKGDWRNISRNFVVSKTPTQVASHAQKYYQRQLSGAKDKRRPSIHDITTGNLLNANLNRSFSDHRDILLDLGFIENDNAEEGLMCMSQNPFCPSSAPFDAAFNFAGVNAYSDGA, from the exons ATGGAGACTCTGAAACCACTCTCTCACGTGCCTATCTCTGATTACCGGTTTGTTGGTCAAGATATGATGAGCTTACAAAGCCCTAGCAGCATCTGGACTAAAGAAGAGAACAAGATGTTTGAACGAGCCCTTGCCATCTACCCTGAAGACTCCCCCGATCGCTGGTTCAAGATTGCTTCCATGATCCCTGGAAAGACTGTTTTTGATGTTATGAAGCAATACAATAAGCTCGAAGAAGACGTTTTCGATATTGAAGAAGGACGTGTCCCCATTCCTGGTTACCCTTCTCCCTTGGGGTTTGCACAAGACACTTGTCGAAAGCGACCTAATGGAGCTAGAGGATCTGATCACGATCGAAAGAAAGGAGTCCCTTGGACAGAGGAAGAACACAG GAGATTTTTGCTCGGGCTTCTCAAGTACGGGAAAGGAGATTGGAGAAACATATCGAGAAACTTTGTCGTGTCTAAGACTCCAACGCAAGTGGCAAGCCATGCCCAAAAGTATTACCAGAGACAACTCTCTGGAGCAAAGGATAAGCGCCGGCCAAGCATCCATGACATCACAACCGGCAATCTTCTAAATGCCAATCTCAACCGTTCCTTTTCTGATCATAGAGATATCCTCCTGGATTTAGGGTTTATCGAAAATGATAATGCTGAGGAGGGACTAATGTGTATGAGTCAGAATCCTTTTTGTCCATCATCAGCTCCCTTTGATGCTGCCTTTAACTTTGCTGGAGTAAATGCATATAGTGACGGAGCGTAA
- the LOC106292620 gene encoding transcription factor DIVARICATA isoform X2, producing the protein MMSLQSPSSIWTKEENKMFERALAIYPEDSPDRWFKIASMIPGKTVFDVMKQYNKLEEDVFDIEEGRVPIPGYPSPLGFAQDTCRKRPNGARGSDHDRKKGVPWTEEEHRRFLLGLLKYGKGDWRNISRNFVVSKTPTQVASHAQKYYQRQLSGAKDKRRPSIHDITTGNLLNANLNRSFSDHRDILLDLGFIENDNAEEGLMCMSQNPFCPSSAPFDAAFNFAGVNAYSDGA; encoded by the exons ATGATGAGCTTACAAAGCCCTAGCAGCATCTGGACTAAAGAAGAGAACAAGATGTTTGAACGAGCCCTTGCCATCTACCCTGAAGACTCCCCCGATCGCTGGTTCAAGATTGCTTCCATGATCCCTGGAAAGACTGTTTTTGATGTTATGAAGCAATACAATAAGCTCGAAGAAGACGTTTTCGATATTGAAGAAGGACGTGTCCCCATTCCTGGTTACCCTTCTCCCTTGGGGTTTGCACAAGACACTTGTCGAAAGCGACCTAATGGAGCTAGAGGATCTGATCACGATCGAAAGAAAGGAGTCCCTTGGACAGAGGAAGAACACAG GAGATTTTTGCTCGGGCTTCTCAAGTACGGGAAAGGAGATTGGAGAAACATATCGAGAAACTTTGTCGTGTCTAAGACTCCAACGCAAGTGGCAAGCCATGCCCAAAAGTATTACCAGAGACAACTCTCTGGAGCAAAGGATAAGCGCCGGCCAAGCATCCATGACATCACAACCGGCAATCTTCTAAATGCCAATCTCAACCGTTCCTTTTCTGATCATAGAGATATCCTCCTGGATTTAGGGTTTATCGAAAATGATAATGCTGAGGAGGGACTAATGTGTATGAGTCAGAATCCTTTTTGTCCATCATCAGCTCCCTTTGATGCTGCCTTTAACTTTGCTGGAGTAAATGCATATAGTGACGGAGCGTAA
- the LOC106294001 gene encoding putative F-box/kelch-repeat protein At2g41360 — translation MLRPKPLFGLQNPKVAHALARTLQLLKSVYLSYDFYHSILRRPTSYWITFCPGEKTTDYQLEKKPLSLADVPRPCLGYAVSVGSEIYFIGGRSFPSTELWILDTRSDRLRTAPSMKVGRSAEYKVAVGVVEGEIYDVIGGTDEDSQVEVFDPETQTWEFADDEKVKCEWEFSVSMKQKVYMVGLGGRVSTYSPREGINSETTEVLGYVNFLCVVKNVLYACFECSGLMWFNTKAQGLDQSG, via the coding sequence ATGCTACGACCTAAACCTCTCTTTGGTCTCCAAAACCCTAAGGTCGCTCATGCGCTCGCCAGAACTCTCCAGCTTCTTAAGTCCGTCTATCTCTCTTATGATTTCTATCATAGCATACTGAGACGGCCCACTAGCTACTGGATCACTTTCTGTCCGGGTGAGAAGACCACTGACTATCAGTTGGAGAAGAAACCTCTGTCGTTGGCGGATGTCCCGAGGCCTTGTCTTGGTTATGCAGTCTCTGTGGGATCAGAGATCTATTTCATTGGTGGAAGAAGCTTCCCCTCCACGGAGCTTTGGATCCTTGATACTCGATCTGATCGTTTACGTACGGCTCCAAGCATGAAAGTGGGTCGGTCCGCGGAGTATAAAGTAGCAGTGGGAGTGGTCGAGGGGGAGATATACGACGTAATTGGAGGAACTGATGAAGATAGCCAGGTGGAAGTGTTTGATCCAGAGACGCAAACGTGGGAGTTTGCAGACGATGAGAAAGTGAAATGTGAATGGGAGTTTAGCGTGTCTATGAAGCAAAAGGTTTATATGGTGGGCCTGGGTGGGAGAGTCAGCACGTATAGTCCGAGAGAAGGTATAAACAGTGAAACGACGGAGGTGCTAGGTTATGTGAACTTCTTGTGTGTGGTAAAGAATGTGCTCTATGCTTGTTTTGAGTGTAGTGGGTTAATGTGGTTTAACACAAAAGCTCAAGGTTTGGACCAGAGTGGTTGA
- the LOC106293919 gene encoding WUSCHEL-related homeobox 5 gives MSFPLKVRSVRGNNGGGGGTGTKCGRWNPTVEQLKILTDLFRAGLRTPTTDQIQKISTELSFYGKIESKNVFYWFQNHKARERQKRRKISIDFDHHHQENDYISHHHHHRQPSTRDVFEINEDEEERVIETLQLFPVNSFQESKVDKMRSRVNNQYRDYIRETNTTTFPSYSSCGAEMEHPSPLELRLSFL, from the exons ATGTCTTTCCCCCTGAAAGTTCGTAGCGTACGTGGCAACAACGGAGGAGGAGGAGGGACGGGGACGAAGTGCGGGAGGTGGAACCCGACGGTGGAGCAGTTGAAGATATTGACTGACTTGTTCCGAGCTGGTCTTAGAACTCCGACCACTGACCAAATTCAGAAGATCTCTACAGAGCTCAGTTTCTACGGCAAGATCGAGAGTAAGAATGTTTTCTATTGGTTCCAAAACCATAAGGCTAGAGAGAGGCAAAAACGCCGTAAAATCTCCATTGATTTTGATCATCATCATCAAGAAAATGACTATATCTCTCATCATCATCATCATCGTCAACCATCAACTAGAG ATGTTTTTGAAATAAACGAAGACGAGGAGGAGAGGGTAATAGAGACGCTACAACTCTTTCCGGTGAATTCATTCCAAGAATCCAAAGTGGACAAAATGAGAAGCAGAGTCAATAACCAGTACCGTGACTACATACGAGAGACCAACACGACCACGTTTCCTTCGTACTCATCATGTGGAGCTGAGATGGAACATCCATCGCCGTTGGAACTTCGATTAAGCTTTCTTTAA